Sequence from the Sanguibacter keddieii DSM 10542 genome:
CACGCCGGGCTCGGACCTGACCTGCTCCGCGACGCCCGTGTGGTGCTGCTGCGCCTGCCCAAGAGCCTCGACGCCCTCGAGGAGACTGCCCAGGCGGTCGCACGGTGGGCGCCCGACGACGTGGTCGTCTACGCCGGTGCCCCGGTCAAGCACATGACCCGGACCATGAACGAGGTGCTGCTGCGGTCCTTCGGCGAGGTCCACGCGACGCTCGGACGCCACAAGGCGCGGGCGCTCGTCGCCCGCCGCCCCCTCGACGCCGCGCGCACCACCGAGCCGACCTTCCCGCGGACCGCACGGCTGGACGAGCTCGACCTCACCGTCGTCGCGCACGGCGGGGTGTTCGCCGGGACCCGCCTCGACATCGGGACCAGGACCCTCCTCGGCGTCCTCGACCAGGCCGCACCCGAGGCCCGGGACGCCGTCGACCTCGGCTGCGGGACGGGCGTGCTCGCGACCGTGCTCGCCCGGTCGCGCCCCGGGCTGCGGGTCGTCGCCTCCGACCAGTCGGCCGCAGCCGTCGCCTCGACGCTCGCCACCGCAGGGGCCAACGGCGTCGGCGACCGTGTCACGGGCCTGCGGGACGACGCGCTCTCGACCCTCCCCGACGCCTCGGCCGACCTCGTGGTGTGCAACCCGCCGTTCCACGAGGGCACCACGCTCGAGACCGACGCCGCGCACCGCATGTTCGCCGCAGCCGCGCGCGTGCTCCGGCCCGGCGGCGAGCTGTGGACCGTCTACAACTCGCACCTGCGGCACAAGAGCGCGCTCGGTCGCGTCGTCGGGCCGACCACGATGGTCCTGCAGAACCCGAAGTTCACGGTCACGCGGTCGGTGCGCCCGGACGGGGCCTGAGGGGCAGCACAGGGCTGAGGCGCACCACGGTCCTCAAGCCCGACGGCCGAGCCCAGCAGCCCACGCCCCGGTGCGGCGCGATGCCGCACTCACCGCGGTCTCGAGCGGGCCGCGGCGGCCGAGGGCCGCGAGGACCACGCCGACGGCGACCGCGCAGGCCACGTGCAGGGCGAGGATCCGCGGACCTAGGTACCACCACGGGACCTCGGTGAACCCGCCCGCCTCGACGAGGGCGTCGATCGCGAGGCCGGTGACCCCGACCCCCAGGACGTGCAGGGTGTAGACGGTCAGCGGCGCGGCACCGGCGGCGCGGAGCGGCTCGACGACGCGCAGCGCCCAGCCGGGCAGGGCGCCGGCGAGCAGCAGCATCGCCGAGATCACCACGAGCGCCACACCGACGCCGCGCAGCACGTCGAGGGGGGCGCCGGTGTGCGGCGTCTGCAGGGCGAAGGCCCACCACCCGGTGTCGAGCGGCGCGCCCCAGCCGGACTCCGACACCAGGAGGTCGACCTGCTCAGCGGTGGACGTCGGGTAGGCCGCGAGCGCCGCGGCCCTGCCTGCCGCCTCGTAGACGACGGTGCTCAGCACGAGGCTCCCGGCGACCAGCGCCGCTCCCCCGGCCAGCACCCGCACCAGGAACCGGCGGTCCGTCCCGGCCTCGCGGGCAGCCAGCAGCACCTTCGCGAGGGCCATGCCGACGAGGACGTAGACGAGCCAGGTGACCACCGGGTACGTCCCGGTGAGGAAGACCGCGCGGAGCGGGACCAGCGGGTCGACGAGCTCGACCCAGCCGAGTCCGCCGCCCTCGCCCTCGACGTCGAGGGACGCCCGCACCGCGACGTTGACGACGGGTCCGACCACCGCGAGCAGGCCCGCCCAGCCCAGCAGCCAGCCCGGACGGACGCGCAGGAACGGCACCGCGCACACGAGGGTCACCCCGAAGTAGACGAGGACCACGACCACGTTCGCCGGGCCGAGGGCGAGCGTCGCGCCGAGCAGCACGACGAGCACCCCGCGGGTCGCGGTCGCCCAGCGTGCCGCGGCGACCTCGCCGCGGGCGAGGGCCGACCGGGACGCGAGGACCACGCTCACCCCGCCCAGCACCGCGAAGAGGGTCGACGCGTTGCCGTCGACCGTGCGCGACACCCACGCGACGTGCCCGGGGTAGCCGGAGGGCGGCATGAGGTGGGCCGCCATCATCCCGACGACGGCGAGGAACCGCGCGAGGTCGATGCCCACGAGGCGGGAGGTGCTGCGCGCCGGGCGTGAGAGGACGGCGCTCCCGTCTCGTGCCGCGGGTGGGAAGTCGGGGTGCATCGGCCGTCCTCTGGTGTCCAGGGTGGTGCGGTGCCCGGGTGGGTCCGGGGCGGAGGGCCGGGCGGTCTGCGCCTGCCGACACCAGGATGCGGCACACGGCGCCGACGTGACCCGGTCGGCTCGCCGGTCGGGACTCATCGGAGGGTGCGCGGTGTTGCCGCCAGAGGGTGACCACGTCGCTCGTGCACCACCCCTGCACCACCCCGCTGCGACACCGCGCCGCAGCCGTCTGCGAGAAGGAGTCACCACATGACCGCCACAGGACTCACCACCATCGGGCTCGTCGGGTCGGGCCACATCGGCAGCCAGCTCGCGCGCCTCGCCGTCGCGCACGGCTACGACGTCGTGGTCAGCAACTCCCGCGGGCCCGAGACGCTCGCGGACCTCGTGGCCGAGCTCGGCCCACGCGCCCGTGCGGGCACCGCCCAGGAGGCTGCCGAGGCCGGCGACCTCGTGGTCGTCACGGTGCCGCTCAAGGCCTACCAGGACGTGCCCG
This genomic interval carries:
- a CDS encoding heparan-alpha-glucosaminide N-acetyltransferase domain-containing protein, translated to MHPDFPPAARDGSAVLSRPARSTSRLVGIDLARFLAVVGMMAAHLMPPSGYPGHVAWVSRTVDGNASTLFAVLGGVSVVLASRSALARGEVAAARWATATRGVLVVLLGATLALGPANVVVVLVYFGVTLVCAVPFLRVRPGWLLGWAGLLAVVGPVVNVAVRASLDVEGEGGGLGWVELVDPLVPLRAVFLTGTYPVVTWLVYVLVGMALAKVLLAAREAGTDRRFLVRVLAGGAALVAGSLVLSTVVYEAAGRAAALAAYPTSTAEQVDLLVSESGWGAPLDTGWWAFALQTPHTGAPLDVLRGVGVALVVISAMLLLAGALPGWALRVVEPLRAAGAAPLTVYTLHVLGVGVTGLAIDALVEAGGFTEVPWWYLGPRILALHVACAVAVGVVLAALGRRGPLETAVSAASRRTGAWAAGLGRRA
- a CDS encoding class I SAM-dependent methyltransferase, producing the protein MPASPDPHEPTPDGTDRLLLHEAADDLREAHAAHEGRESRERHDDVVVLDDRSGALVLGVLAGLEERAPESSGPTPVPAPRVRSAQDRVTSERSLQAALADAGACDRVTVHAGLGPDLLRDARVVLLRLPKSLDALEETAQAVARWAPDDVVVYAGAPVKHMTRTMNEVLLRSFGEVHATLGRHKARALVARRPLDAARTTEPTFPRTARLDELDLTVVAHGGVFAGTRLDIGTRTLLGVLDQAAPEARDAVDLGCGTGVLATVLARSRPGLRVVASDQSAAAVASTLATAGANGVGDRVTGLRDDALSTLPDASADLVVCNPPFHEGTTLETDAAHRMFAAAARVLRPGGELWTVYNSHLRHKSALGRVVGPTTMVLQNPKFTVTRSVRPDGA